A region of Actinomycetota bacterium DNA encodes the following proteins:
- a CDS encoding HAD family hydrolase produces the protein MRQGIKAVFFDAGNTLLLPHPSVEEVCVEVLAGRGLHPPLEDLRRGMEQAERYYEARYWSDDTFWASEKEAAAMWSEMYGLAMAEAGVEDSLELGRLLYDEFGNGDRWTLFPDVIPAMRELHGMGIRMGIVSNWDARLPGLCHHLGLSRYLEFVISSANLGQIKPEASIFRSALGRVGIEAGEAVHVGDHYYADVLGARSAGIHPVLLDRWGWSSNPDCTVVRSLEELPGLVRSGTILP, from the coding sequence AGGTGTGTGTGGAGGTGCTGGCCGGCCGCGGACTCCACCCTCCCCTGGAGGACCTGCGGCGCGGTATGGAGCAGGCGGAACGCTACTACGAGGCGAGGTACTGGAGCGACGACACTTTCTGGGCCTCGGAGAAGGAAGCAGCGGCCATGTGGAGCGAGATGTACGGTCTGGCCATGGCCGAAGCCGGGGTCGAAGACAGCCTCGAACTGGGGCGCCTGCTCTACGACGAGTTCGGAAACGGCGACCGCTGGACCCTCTTCCCCGACGTGATACCCGCCATGCGGGAACTGCACGGGATGGGCATACGCATGGGGATCGTCTCCAACTGGGACGCGCGCCTCCCCGGCCTCTGCCATCACCTGGGGCTGAGCCGCTACCTCGAGTTCGTGATCAGCTCAGCGAACCTGGGACAGATAAAACCCGAAGCCTCTATCTTCCGCAGTGCCCTGGGCAGGGTGGGGATCGAGGCCGGCGAGGCCGTACACGTCGGAGACCATTATTACGCCGATGTGCTCGGTGCACGCTCCGCGGGAATCCATCCCGTCCTCCTGGATCGCTGGGGGTGGTCCTCGAACCCGGACTGCACGGTGGTGAGAAGCCTCGAGGAGCTACCCGGGCTGGTGCGGTCCGGGACCATCCTCCCCTGA